The Kogia breviceps isolate mKogBre1 chromosome 8, mKogBre1 haplotype 1, whole genome shotgun sequence DNA window GAGTCAGGGATCGGACGTGCAGTGACTCTGCACGTGCTCTAACTTACTGAAGCTGATGGAGGTTTATGCTTTTCCACCTTTTCCACAAGCAAGGTTGCCCTGAACATCGTGGACACACTGGGTGCAGGTGGCAGAGAACAGGGCTGGGGCGTGGCCTTTGAGGTTCTAGTCCTGGTGTGGCCACTGTACCCTGGGCCACATGGCTCTTCTGTGTACAGGAGAAGAATCAACACGTGCCCTCTCCAGTGGCTCATTCTGTGATGTGCTGGCTCCCGTCTTAGAATGTACAAGACCAGCTCCTTCCCTAATCCTCCTTTACAGTCGATTGTTGCTACTTCTTGTCTTTGGTCCCCTTCCTCCTGTTCTCCAGTGATCCTACTCCTCCCGGCAGGGTTTCATCCAAAGCAAAATCCACCCGATGGCTCTTGCCAAGGTCATCACTGAGGTCAGTGTGGCTAAACCTGATGGTCAGTCTTCACCCCCATCTTCTTGGCCCATCGAGAGCACTTGTCTAAGCGATCACTCCCATGTCTCAAAAACACCCtctgggggcttccgtggtggcgcagtggttgagcgtccgcctgccgatgcaggggacctgggttcgtgccccggtctgggaggatcccacatgccgcggagcggctgggcccgtgagccgtggccgctgagcctgtgctctgcaacgggagaggccatgacagtgagaggcccgcgtaccgcaacaaacaaaacaaataaacaaacaaacaacaaaaaaaaatcccaccctCTGTCTCTTAGCTTCTGGAACTCTCTTCCTGtggtctctgtcttttttttttggccatgccgcgcggcttgcgggatcttagttccctgaccagggatagaacccggagCCCCGGTAGTGAAAGTAAGGAGTCccaaacactggaccgccagggaattccctcagtggTCTCTTACTTCATCTGTTGTTGGCCTCAACTCCCTGACGACATTGAACACTGGAGTGTCCCAGTGGACCATGTCTCCCTACTCTGCTCTTCCCGTGTGATCTCATCCTGCGTTGGGACTTTAAAAACCACCAGGTAGGCTGGCAACTCCCAAAGGTGTGTTTAGACTCTGGGGGGCTCTGAACTATATATATAGTTCAGGTATATACCTGCCAACTCAACCTGGATGTCCATCTGTCAACCTCCAATTGACCATTGAAAAACCatgctccagggacttccctggtggtccagtggttaagactctgccttccactgcagggggcacaggttcgatccctggttcctggtcagggaactgagatcccacatgcatgtggcgtggccaaaagaaaaacaaaaaccgcCCGAAAACCACAATCCAGCCTGACCTGCTGCAGCCTTCTCTGTCTCAAGGACGGCAGCTCCGTCCTCCTTCCAGCCAAAGCCTAGGATTCTCAACTCCTCATTCATTCAAACTCACATCCAACCTGATTTGCCCTCACAATAACCTATACATCCAAGCACTTCTCACCACCAGCTTCATGACCAGCTTGGtacaagccaccatcatcttctGCCCTGATTATTACAACAGCCCTAACCAATCTCCCTGCTTCCATCTTCACCCCCTTAGTTTTTCTCAACAGtcactgttttttaatttttaattggtatatatatttttaatttattttttaattgaagtatagttgaatcaTAATGCtgtattaattactgctgtacagcaaagtggctcagttatacatatatgtgtgtgtgtattaacacacacacatatatatatatatacatttttttcatattcttttccattatggttgatcacagggtattgaatacagttccctgtgctatacagtaggaccttgttgtctatccattctgtatatactagtttgcatctgctaatcccaaactccccatccaaccttctcccaccccccacccccttggcaaccaccagtctattctctacatccctgattttgtttcatagataggttcatttgtgtcttcttttagattctacatataagtgataacctatgtacttgtctttctcttcctgacttacttcatgtaGTAtcatcatctctagttgcatccatgctgctgcagatggcattttgttttcttatggcTGAGGAGTATACCACTGTAGATACATacatctttctccattcatctgttgatggacacgtagatTGTTTCCGTGtgttggctactgtgaatagtgctgctatgaacataggggtgcatatatctttttgaattatagttttgtctggatatatgcccaggagtgggattgctgaatcatatggtaattctgtttttagttttgaggaatctccatacagttttccaccatgagtttttaaaaatcatcagatTGTGTCCCTCTGTACAGAGCTCTCTTGAAGGCTTCCTAGGCTCGGGGCTAGAATAGATTCTcctttagagcctccagaaggaaaacAACCCTGCCGATGACACCTAGAGATTTCAGAAATTCACCTCCAGATCTGAGCAAGTaagtttgttattttaagccaccacgTTTGGCAGCCCCAAGAGACAAATACACtagtcaagaatttttttttactttcactgGCCTTTTGTGAAGCTGTGATCTAAGTTAATACCTACAAGCAAAGGACAGTTGCCATAAAAGGTTTTGCCAACGTTCCTTCCCAGGTCGAAGAGGACTCCCACCTGACAGCATATAGAATTTGCCTCCTACGTGGCTGTCCCCCAACTTCAGACTCACAGGAAATGTATCCCCCAGAATGTACTGCGCCTTCAAGGGTCCCAGCTCTGAGCCCTCATGGTCCAATCTTCCACTAACTCTTCTCTGTCCTCCTGCCCACTTGCCACCCTAATCCAGGCTACTGCCACCTCCCCAAGCTCCTGGAGATCCTTCAGCTTCTCTGGTCATTTCCTCTCTTGCACCCTCTATTCAGCAGCCTGAGAAGTTCTGCAAGTTACAGATTTGACTATTGTCATTCCACTGATTAGGAGCCTCTGCAGCCTCCCGAGCTCATAAGCCTGAACACGTGTCAGCCACGGGAGGCTGTGCCTCCACCCCCCACGCCACGCCCCCGGGTCACCGCTGCAGATGTAGCTCCCTGCAGGCCATCTCCAGTTCCCTCATCAGCAGACCGAGCCCCACTTCTCGTGTCTCCCTGCTTCCTCGGACACTGAGTGGAGAGGAGGAGCAAGGGAGCATCATGATACCTGCCCGGTGGGGAGCATGACGGCAAATGTTCTGGAAGGTactcaagagaaaaacagaaaagacaaagtCCTCTGAAGGTACCTCACAGGACGTGAACTGAATCAAAGAAAAGAACCAAGACTTGACAGATCAAATCTCAAAGGTCAGCTACAGGTCTAAGGGCTAGGGGTCTGTACATAGCACAGAGCACACCATCATTTACTGAAAAAGACTCAACTTTAATTGTAAGTGACCAAACTGCATCCAGGAATGTCTCTGAACAACTGAACAAACACGATAAAATTGTCCTATTGAAGAAACCAAGAGCTTCTGCCAGCCCCAGGGCTGCTGAGGGTTAGGCCAAGAGCAGCCCATTCCCGAGGCTGGCTCTGTCCCCCACGCCAGCTTCTCATCCCATGAGGAGGgctggggatgggtgagggacctgtcccctcctcccagcatACTGGGCTCTCTTAGAAAGTCACCAGTGGGCTGCGCCTTTCCTCCCATCTCATTCCTGTCCTAAAGATAAATGAAGACTCTCCGGGCATCACCCCAAAAGCCAGGGAACGAAGTGAGGCACCCCAAGTGCCTTCCTGGACTCTCAGCCAAAGCTCCTGATTCCAGGCTGGCTCCTGATGCCCAGGGTGGGGATTAAATAAAATACGCACTGGAGAAAACACTCAAACGCCCCCAAATCTCCACAACACAAGTCCCAGagcagaagaaaaagtaaaacaacgGCCTTAATGAGAAGCAACAGCGGCTGGCCCTCAGAAGACACGTTCAAACTCCGTCTGGTTGGTAGTGGCGGGATTGCGGCTCTGGTTGGTGGACTGCTGGGTGATCTGGCTGCCCTTCCGGCGTGGTGGTGCTAGGTACTCAAACATGGACGTCAGGTGCGTGGACAGCATGCCCTTGAGGTCCGAGGGCATGGGGTCGGACCAGAAGAAGTCGTGGTTCAGGGCATCATCGCTGTCGATGCGCTGGGCGGGATCCAGCACCAGCAACTTGTCGATGAGGTCCAGCGCGTAGGGGTCGCGCACATAGGCCTTCAGCCTGTCCTTCACCTTCCGCTTCTGGCCCTTGACCAGGTCCAGTTTCTCAAACAGCTCATACTTGTCCACGTTTGGCCACACCTGGAGTGGGAGGCATGGAAAAGAGGATGTAGTCAGTTCAGGGGGTACAGGGCTGGTCCACCGGTCAAGCACTGGAAGGGACTAAACACTGTCCGTTCAGAAGCTCCCAGACCGCCCCTGAAGGACAAACCTGACCCCTCCAAGGTGAAAGCAGCAGGAACCAAATATTTGGCAAACACTAAGTTACCGGGCCCTTTGACACAAAATTGTCTGGCGTATGTGCACCAAGCCTGATAGAACCACAGTTGTCTCACAGCAGAGCAGCTCAGCTCTGAAGTTGAGGGGCTCAGACGCCCTCCCTAAAGCCAAAGAATTAAAGGGATGCAGCCGAGACCTGAACAGTCCGTGCGGCTCTAAACAGCAGACCCCAACCATCCACCAGCAACCTCTCCAGAATGGAGCTTTTCCTCTGTTCAGCACCCACCACTGCCCTGCCAGGGAGACTTCTCTGCAGCCCGTGGGGCCCACGGGCCCAGGCCGCCCGACTCCGTACCTCCGGGGTGATGGAGCCACAGAGCTGACTGATGAGGGCAAGCTGGTGCTGCTCTGTGTTGCCCTGCATGATAGGGCTACGGGTCCACATCTCTGCCATGATGCACCCAGCACCCCACAGGTCAATGGGGGGGCCGTAGTCCCGCTCTCCTGAGAAGAAGAGCACACCAGGTGGGCCCCTTGAGCCCGACAGCCTCCTGAGAGGCAGTGCCCCCGGGCCGGGGGCTCaagaagccctggcagtgggggGCTGAGGCCGGGTAAGTGCCCAGCCCCTGCTTCCCTCTGCCAGCTCGGGAGATTCCTCACCGAGCAACAGCTCCGGGGGCCGGTACCAGAGCGTCACCACACGGTTGGTGTAGCGGTTGGGCTGGCTGTTCTTGGCCAGGCTGAAGGCCCGGGCCAGCCCAAAGTCTGCCAGCTTCAGAACTCCATCGCGGGTGATGAGCACATTAGCCGCCTTCATATCCCTGTGCAGGATCTGCAGGAAGCACAAAGGTGAGGGTTCCCGAGGGTCCTTTAGCCACACCCACCCCACAGTGAGAGCAAAGGCCAGCCCAAGCCTTGGTCTCTCCTCCCCTGCTCTGGCCCCCACCTTGTTCCTGTGGATGTAGTAGAGACCATTGAGCAACATCTGCATGACCCTCTTGATCTCAGACAGTGTGAACTTGACTAAGACGTTGCTCAGCAACCCGGCAAGGTCATGCTCGCAGAAGTCAAACACCAGGTATATACTGCCTTTGCAGCGGTTATAGGGGGAAGCTGAGATCGGAAGAacgaaggggagagagagggacaagaacaaaatcaaaaatCTCATATGCAACTCACTTTCCCACAAGCAGCTCCTACCCTCTCCAACCTATGGACCCCTGGGTATCCAGGTGCGAATCCCTTCACaggtaaaatattttctgagcgcCTTCTCTGGGCTGGGTACTGTGGCAGGCCCCGAGAAGGCACCTGCTCTGAtgaaaggaccagagaaagcaGTCACACTTGGTATGTCTGGGTTAAGAAGAGGCAATATTAAGTGTGTCCAGTTCCAACTTTTGCAAACAAAACCTTAGGCAATAAGCCTCATTTCCTCCATCTGAAAATGGGGATGAGATCCGAACAACTTACCTTTGGTTCGACAGATCTCAATCAAGTTGACCACATTCTCGTGTTTTAGAAGCTGGAGGATCTTGATTTCCCGCAAGGCTGTAATGGGGAACTGGGTGGGAAAAAGACAGGAGAAGGTCAAAAGTGGGTGATCGCACCACAGACCAAGGAACTGGCCACGGAGTCCACAGTTAGGGTCAAAGGTTGGGAGACAGAGTAAGAGTGTAGGCTCTGAAATTAGCTGTCTCAAATGccatatttgtaaaatgggtgtaGTAGTATGTACCCCTCAAGAAGCTGGTTTCAGATGAACTGAAACAGCGATACTTCACACAAATGCTCTTAGTTATTAAACGCTCCAGTTTCTTCAACCTTATAAGTTTTAGCTCTATGCCTGTGTTTAACTGTGAGGTAgtcaacaaacacaaaaataaagaagcaagtCTCTTGAAAACTGGACTAGAGCTAAGATGGGGCGGCGGGTGGAAGGCACTGCTGTTTTTCAAGTGAATACCAGTCACCCTTTTAAAGTCATTGCAtataacttattattattttacattcaaCAAAATTAAACCCTAAAGAAAAAGTGCTCAAATCCTAACTTCAGGAACCAAGGTGCACTCAGTGCAAGCATGAGCTCCCCCTCCTGGCACCAACCATATTCACCTAAAAATGAACTATGAAGCGACTTTAAAACATCTGGATTAAAAGATTTACCTTGGAAGTCAAATTCCCTGGCATATGGAAATTTCGAAACACGTAAACTGAATCTATACGTGAGAGTCCCAGAAGCAGCAGGGTGGAAACCCAACCTCACGCCCAAAGGAACTGGCCGACCTGCCCACCCCACCCGTACTTACCCCCTCCTTCTCATTCTCCATCAGTACCTTCTTCAGAGCCACTTTTTGGCCGGTCTTGCGATGCTTTGCCTTAAACACCTCCCTGCAGGCCGAGAGGGGGACCCAAGAGGACTCTTCAGGCCATTTCCGCAgggcccgcccctcccccaccagaggAGCACAGGAAAGGGAATCCGGGCGGGGCTGGGCACCCAGGGCACTCGGCTACCCCACCACGCGGTGTCCTCGGTCCCTCTCCgagcctccacctccttccctccgcCCCTTCTCCTCACCCGTGAGTCTCGCGGAGAGATCCCGCTCCACTCACATGCTCCTCTCTGcaacccctccctaccccccatCAAGGGCCTCAAGCTCCTCCCCGCCAGCCGGCTCTGTCAGGCCCGGGCGGGCTGCGGCGCGGCCTAGCGAAACCAGGGGACAAGTCTGTGGCTAAATGGCTTCCCGACCAACTGGGCCCGGGCCTGGGCGTCCCGACGTCGGCCCGGAGGGGTGCAGGCTCAGGGCTCCCGGTCCCTGGGGGCCAAGCCTTACCCGAAGGTGCCTTGGCCGATTTTAGCGAGCTTCTCATATTTGGACACCTCATCACAAAAGGGGCATTCCACCGAGTCGTACTGCTTTGCCATGGCCGCCTCCAGTGCGCCGCCGCCACCtccagccgccgccgccgtcgcTGCTCCCACTCCAGGTCCCGCCGCCGTGCTCCAGGCCCCTCCGCGGCCGCGCCACTTCCGCCTCCACGGCCACTTCCGGCCTCGCGGCGCCGACCCCACCTCTTCCGTCCGCCGCCCGCCGCCAGGCCCCCTGGGACTTGTAGTTCCCGAGAGGCCAGGAGGAGCCGGAGCTGCAGAGGCGCCTCCGCCACCGCCGCTGCCCCCGCCTCCGCCGCCGCCACTGCTGGCTGCGGCCCCGATCGGGGGCGCGGGGAGCCGGGGCGCCGGGGCTGGGGCTCGGGGTGGTGCGTCCCGCTGCATCGGCTCgggccgccgccgctgccgaAGCCGCTGCCGCTGCCGCTCTGGCGCCCGATCCGGGGCCAGCCGCAGtgacctgctcctcctcctcctccgacgGCGCCGCCTCCGCCAGGCTGCGctgggcgcggggcgggggggcggcccCCGAGCCGCGGCCTGGGGGGTCCCtggccgggcccgggcccgggacGGCCGGGCGAGGGGGCCGGACGGGAAGAGCCGATGAGGAGGCGGCCCGAGAGCCCGGGAGGGGGCGCGTTATAAAGGGGGAGGTGCCCCAGcctcgccctcccctccccctcctcccgccccctcactcctccctcccacccttcgcGGCCGcacctgccgccgccgccgccgccgccgccaccgccgccaccGCCACCCGCTCCCTGTCCGCCCGCCGCCCTCGGCGCGTCACCGCCCGCGGCCCCTCCTCCGCCTTCGGAGGTGGGGCCCCGCGCTCTACACCTGGCTGCGGGGCGACTCGCCGCGTGCCTCAGTTTACCTACACATGCTAGCTGCCGCGGGGAGCCCCTACCTCCTCAGCTCGGGGTGCACCCCCTCACAGGCGAAGGCGGGAGGTGCCGAGGGAGCGGCCTCCGGCCTGGGGAGGAGAGAACGGCCGCCACCGCCGCCTCCCCGAGCCCCTGCCACCCGCCGTTGATATGGCAACTGACAGCCGCCAGGGGGCGCGGCGACATTGGAGGCGGCGAGCGAGCAAAGCCCAGGCCCTCCAGCC harbors:
- the CDK9 gene encoding cyclin-dependent kinase 9, translating into MQRDAPPRAPAPAPRLPAPPIGAAASSGGGGGGGSGGGGGASAAPAPPGLSGTTSPRGPGGGRRTEEVGSAPRGRKWPWRRKWRGRGGAWSTAAGPGVGAATAAAAGGGGGALEAAMAKQYDSVECPFCDEVSKYEKLAKIGQGTFGEVFKAKHRKTGQKVALKKVLMENEKEGFPITALREIKILQLLKHENVVNLIEICRTKASPYNRCKGSIYLVFDFCEHDLAGLLSNVLVKFTLSEIKRVMQMLLNGLYYIHRNKILHRDMKAANVLITRDGVLKLADFGLARAFSLAKNSQPNRYTNRVVTLWYRPPELLLGERDYGPPIDLWGAGCIMAEMWTRSPIMQGNTEQHQLALISQLCGSITPEVWPNVDKYELFEKLDLVKGQKRKVKDRLKAYVRDPYALDLIDKLLVLDPAQRIDSDDALNHDFFWSDPMPSDLKGMLSTHLTSMFEYLAPPRRKGSQITQQSTNQSRNPATTNQTEFERVF